Genomic DNA from Candidatus Koribacter versatilis Ellin345:
GGCGGCGGCGCTTGCATCGGGACGAGCCGCCAGACTTGAAGGCCAATCGTCGCGCAGATGGCGGCAACCAGCATGGTGGCGCGCTGGCGGCGAGCAACGAGAGCAGCCGCGGCAAAGGCGGCGTTCACAAGGGCGATTTCGAATGACAAGCCGTAGACGCCGGTGAAGGTCGCAATGCGAGCCAGGGGAATGTTGTCCACCTGCGCGGTGCCGAGGAGGTTCCATGGGAAGCCGGTGACGTAGGTTCGCGCCAGTTCCACCGAGACCCAGAGAAACGGCGCGAGCACGAGAGCGCGCAGGCTGTATCCCTGGCGCTTACGCGCACTGAGTGCGAGCAAGATTCCGAACAGCCCGTGATAAAGCCCAAGGTACATTGCGAACATGATGAGCAGGATCGCGGAGACGAAGACGTTCAGACCTCCGTAGAGGTGCATGACGTGGAAGACCCAGTAGCAGCTTCCCAGGTACCACACGATGCCGCTTGCGTAGCCGAGGAAGAAGCCTTGCTTCAGGCTGGCAGGCGCGAGGAAGCTCGAGCCACCTTCGGCGAGAAGCTGCACGGCATCGGGATCGCGAGCGCGCAGAATGGCGATGATGAGAGGGGCGACGGCGATCCAACACAGGAAGTACAAAGCAGGCCGCGGAAATATCAGCACCTGAAGAACGCCGGAGAGAACGGCCATTCCCCATGCCTGCTTATGGATTCGCTTCACTCATCGAGTGTAGCAAATACATTTGTGGATATAGGTTTACGAGTTCTGTACCCGTCGGCGGCGATACCGATTGAACTCGTGGTCACCAAGCTTGCGGCTGCTGATCCAGCGCCACCACGTCGCGGTCTCCTTGGTGAAGCCGGGACCACCGAAAATCGTGGGGCGCAACAAGGCAGGGCCGGTTTCATTGGGCTGACGTTCCTGTTCGGGCGGAACAAGCTGACCGGTCTCGATTGGGGAAATGGTCACGAATTTTTCATCAATCAGGTCGGCACGGGCGAGCGCGCCGTAGAGCGTGGGGCCGCCTTCGCAGAGCAGGTTGCGGATATTTAGGTCGTCGCGAAGTTTGTGCGCAGCTAGCGACCAGTCAATCAACGGGCCTTCGCCGGCGATGATGAGCGCAACGTGCGACGGCAGCGAGCCGAGGTTCGTGGCTCCGAGTTCGGTGGTCACGATACCCGGCTCGACTTGGCTGCCGTCGAAGAGCTTGAGGTCGCGCCATGGGAGTTTGCCGTGTCCGGTGGCGATGAGGTTGCGCTCGGGACCAAGGCCGAGTTTCGTGCGGAGGTCCTGTACCTCGGGATCGACGACGCGGAAGACGATGCCGCGGCTATCGGCGCCGCGCGCGTTGCGCTCGTCGAGAAGCGTGGTCGCGCCGGTGAGGATGGCGTCGGCGTGCGCGCGCAGGAGGTCCATGAGCCAGCGATCGTCGGGCGATTGTGAAATGTCGCCGCCAGCGAAATGACGGCCGAGAAGAGAGACGATGCCGTCGAGTGACTGGACGAAGTTGGAGTAGATCCACGGGCGATCGAATGGAGCCGAGGGGAACCCGAGATGGCCATAACGTGCGTACGCCGGGTGCTCGACGGGCGAAAGCTCGGCGCGGTCAAAAAGAATTTCGAATGGCTCGGCCATTTTCACCATTGTACGGAACTCTTAGGGACTACACCTTACGTCCTTTCTGGCACCGATTACATCGGAGAGAGATATGCCATGGAGAAGAGGAAATCGACTGACGTTGTTGCAGGAGCGTGAAGCTTCGGGGCGCGTGGCCGAGGTCTTCGAAGAACTGAAATTTGCGCTGGGAATCGGGTATGTGCCAGTTCCCTTCCAGGCGTTCGCCGCGTATCCGGCGTTCCTCGATGCGCTGATTAAGGCGATGCGGCCATTGCTCGCGACACGAGAGTTCTTCGACTCCGCAGCCCGTTTACGGGCAGAGGCCTACACCGATGTGCACAATTATTTTAAGGTTGCGGCGATAGGTGAAGGGCTGAGCGCGGCGGAAGCCGCGGCTGAGATGGAGCTATTCGGCTTCGTCGAATCGGCCATGCTGCTCATGCTCAGCGTGCAGTCGCAGGCATTCGAAGGGCCGGTCGGACTTGACGTTGCGGGGCATCCAGCGGGTCTGATGGCGATTATGTCCTCACCGGATTTCGTGAACTCAGAGACGACAAGTCCGCCTGTAAAACGCGTTTTAGATGAACAACGCCACCTGCTGGAGTTGGCGTACTACTCCGATGAACAGCGATCGCTGACCCATTCGCCTGAGTTGCTATTTGCGTATTGGCGGGTTCTGAAGCCTCTGCTGAATACAGCCATTCACGAGCGCATGGTGTTTGATATCCGTGAGAGCGCGTGGAAATGCGCCCTCGAGATTCCGGTGCAGGTGAACCTCGAAATTGCAAAGTTGCTCGAGGCAGGCGTTGGAGAGGAAGAGATTGGAATTGTCGGCAGAATGACGGAATTGCTGGCGCGTGGTGCGGCGATTGGGCTGATGAACGCGATGATTGGGAAGATCGGGATGGAAGGTGGGAATGTTAGTACGCCAAGAGTTGACGAGCCGGAAGAACGCGTGGCATAGGGTTAGGAGGGTATCTCCAGTTGATCGCGCACGAATTCAGCGAACGCTTCTGGAACATATTCCGGGGGCTTGAACTCGAACACTGGTCTTCCCTGCGCCGGCTTTAGCGAGACATTCTTCCATTCAACCTGACCTTCACCTGAGCGCATGAGGATGGCATCGGCGCGATCTAGGTACTCTCGTGCGCTGGATTTGAAGTCGGCGCGTGTGGGGTCGAGGACGGCAATGTACAGCGCCGGGCGGATAAACTTCATCACGCTATTGGACTCGATGATAACGTTCTCGGCCTTGGCGATTTCGGCGCGGACGCGAGGCATCGCTTCAGCAAGCATGCCTTGCTGGGTTCGCACCCAGAGAACACGCTCGGCGCCAGCAACTAGGAAGCGTGAAGTGTCGGTATCGCCGGCGCGATTGTGTTCTTCGGAGACGGCGAGGCTGTGGTCGGCGGTGACGCAGTCGCAGGGCTCGCCGTTGGCGGAGCACACGCCGTGGCCGTATTGCGTGATTTTCATCGCCAGCCAGTGGCGCTCGGGCAGCGCGGCGATGAGACCGGCAACGACGCTGGTTTTACCGACGTCGCGCGAGTGTCCGCCAATGACAACGATGGCCATGCTGATTGGATGTTACTCGCTGCGGCGGGAGAGACGCGAGAGCGCCGCCTGTTCACGCAGATACTGCTTCAGAGGCTTGGCCGGCGTTCCGAAACACGGACCTTTTTCGCGGAAGATCTTTTCGGAAAGGATGCCGGATTGTCCGCCTAGGATTGTTCCCTCTTCGAGCGTAGCGTGGTCGCCCATACCGACCTGGCCGCCGATGATCGATCCGGCGCCGATGGTGCAACTGCCGGAGATACCGGTCTGAGCGGCGATCACTACGTTCTCACCGATTCTGACGTTGTGCCCAATATGCACGAGGTTGTCGAGCTTTGTGCCGGCGCCGATGACGGTGTCTTCCAACCCACCGCGGTCAATGGTGACGTTGGCGCCGATGTCTACGTGATCTCCGACGATAAGATGACCGATCTGCGGCATCTGGTGGTAGCGACCGGTTAGTTTGTCGCGGACGTAGCCGAAGCCATCGCTGCCGAGCACGGCGCCGGCGTGGATGATGACGTGATTACCGATGTGGGTGCCGTGATAGATCGTGACGCGCGAGTGGATCTCGCAGTCAGTACCGATTTTCACATCGCTACCGATGCAGACCCCAGCCCCAATACACACACGATCGCCAATGTGTACGTGCTCGCCGAGAACGACGTAAGCGCCAACGACGACCTCGGCGCCGAAAACGACGGTCGGTGGAACCACCGCCGTGGGATGCACGATGCCGCCGGATCGCTTCTTATGGGAGCGGAGGACCTTTGCGGCTTTGGCGAAGGCCAGACGCGGCTGCGTGGAGATGAGCAGCGGCTTGGGAGCGTCGTGGGCAGAGGCCGCAAATTCGCCGACCACGATCGCAGCGGCGGGACTGGCGAAGGCGTCACCGAGATACTTCTCGTCCTCACAGAAAACCAAATCGCGCGGCGTGGCGTGGTTCAGGTTCGCGACGGAACAAATGGTTAACGTTGAATCGCCGATGAGACTGGATCCGGTGAGCTCTGCGAGCTTCTGTAAGGTGGCGGACATGCTGCTTATATATGCCTATCCGCGGAACGATGCAATGACGGAGCTCACACCGAGAACCTTAGTAAATGGACGGCTCGCCGGGCGGCCGGGTCTTCCAGCGACGATGCACCCAGAGCCATTGGTCGGGGTAGCGGCGGATAACATCCTCGATCGCTTTGTTGAAGAGCGCGGTGTTGGTGAGGACGTCGGCATCGGTGTTGCCGGTATTTACGAGCTTGATGGCAGGTTCGAAAAGCACGCGATACTTGCGGAGTTTGTCGTCCCAGACGGTGAATGCAGGAACCACGGCGGCGCCGGTCTTCATGGCGACGCGGGCCATTCCTGTGGCAGTACAAGCGAGGACGCCAAAGAAGGGAACGAAATCACCCTGCGGCGGCGTCATATTGGTGTCCATCAATATGCCGACAGTCTCGCCTTTGTGCATGGCGGCGAGGAGGCCGCGAGCGAAGTCCTGTTTCCCTAGAAGGCGATTGCCGAAGCGGCAGCGGAAGTCTTCGGCAAGCTGATTGAGATAAGGATTATCGAGCGGGCGGACCACGATGTTCATCGGGTGACCGTAAATCGAGTGCACGAAAGAACCGATTTCCCAGCCACCGACGTGGCCGGTGAGCAGCAGGACGCCCTTCCCAAGCTGTTCGGCCTGCTCGAAGTTTTCGAACCCGGCATAGACAGCGATCTTCTCGACGTTCTGGCGGTTATAACGCGGGAAGAGGCAGAACTCGGCGAGGAGGCGTCCTAGCGAAACGTACATACCGCGCAGGAGGCGATTGCGTTCGCGCTCGGGTTTGTCGGGAAAGGCGATCTGAAGGTTACGGCGGCCGACACGGCGCAGGCGCGGCAGAATCAGATATGCCACGTAGCCGATGAAGATGCCGTGCGCGCGGGCCAAAGGGCGCGGGAGGAGTGCCATGGCACGCATCAGCAGCCAGACCGGGGCGTACTCCAACCTTTTCAGCAAGGATCGCAAAGAGCGACGGTACACCGCTCGAAAATTTGAGTCAAACGAGAGAAGGCGGTGGATTGCTCCACCGCCTTCGATAGGCCCTCAAAGAGATTAATTCTGCGGATCGTCGGCACTTGCTGTCGGCTGGGACGGGATGTCCGACTCGGCCGGCTTGGTCGTGGTATCGGGGGCCGGTGTATCGGGGCTGGCAATGGACGGCGCGATCTGTCCTGCCGGGGCCTTTACCGGAGCGATGGCCACTGGCGCGGTGCCGCCAGCGTAGCGAGCCAGAGCGGTGAGCCAGGGCTGCGCATCTTCCGGAGAATCCGTGCCACCCTTCAAGAGTTTGTTGTAAGGAACCATGCGTCCGTAGAAGTCACGCGTAGCGTCGCGATCCTGCCGTACGGAAGCACCGTTCACCGAAACACCCGCAAACACGCCGCGCGCGCGGGAGTACGTCAGGATCTGCGCCCGCATTGCGATGTCGGTGCTGCCCTCGGCCTGACGGCCAACCGGGCCCGCAGCCACAGAGGCGTCGGCGCCAAGCTTGAATTTGCTGGAGAGGAGGCTGTTCATGCCGCGGTCGTTCATCACGACCATGACTAGGTCAACCGCCTGTCCGCCGATCTGGAAGCCGAAGCTGCCGCCTTCCATCACGAAGAACGCGGGAGGCGTCCAGCCTTTGTCGGTGCGGCAGCTTGCGACGCCGCGACCATAGGCGCCCCCGAAGATAAAGCCGCCTTTGAAGAGTGAAGGCACCACGGCGACGCACTTGGCGCCGTCGAGGACCCGTGAAGGAATTCCGGCATCTTTGGCAGCCATGATCTCGTCGAGCACATTGGCTGCGCTTTCCACGCGGTCAACTTCACTGGAGCGGTCGCCGGCCCATGCGGCGGCGCTCAGGAGGAGGATGAGCAGACCTGCAAGCTTTTTCATCGGAAAACGAGCCTCGAAAGACGACCATTTACTCGAAAGCAAATGGCTCTGTGGATTTGGCTCGATCTTACGATGATTAGAACCCGGCAGAATGGAAGGAGTTGTGGAATGCCGGTTACTCTTCTGACACGTGGCACTCTGGGGGAGGGCTTTGTCGAATAACCGGCCCCCACTTCAGCACCTGGGTTTCAAATCCCCGAGATTCGATGGGGCTGAACGAAGGACCCTCGCTCTCCGATCAGCCCCGTCTCCCAGGTACTGTAGTAGGTGAGAGGGAGTATCCGGCGGAAGTGCGAAGCACACAAGGTAACCCCCGCCATAGGGCGGGGGGACAAAGCGTCTTGCTACTTTAGTAACGTTATCGAGATGAGGTGACGAGTGAATGGGTGATGGCGTGGACGGAAAGCGCGATGCGATTCTGGACGCCGACCTTGCGCATGAGCTTGGCGACGTGCGCTTTTACGGTGCGTTCTTCGATGCCGAGAGCCGAGCCGATTTCCTTGTTCGACCTGCCTGCAACGAGGAGTTCCAGCACTTCTTTCTCACGATCGGTAAACGTAACGCGACCTGCCGGGAAGATGCGGCCCGGCGAGGAGGTGACGCGTTCGATGAATATGGAGAGCACGCGGCGCGGAGCCCATACACTGCCCTGATTGACGATGCGGATGGCCTGGACGAATTCGGCCGGCGAAGCGGCCTCGTCCACGTAGCCTTTAGCGCCCGCGGCCACGGCTTTCAAGATGGTTTCGTCGTCGGCTCCGGTGCCGGTGACGATAATACGGAGATCGGGACGGGCAGCCTTGAGGCTGGCCATCACGTCGAAGAGATTCTGGCCGTTTCTGCTGCCGAGCAGGACAAGATCCACGTCCTTACGATTAGCAAGTTCAGCAACAGTCGCCGACATCAGTTCGAGATCTGATTCGGCATCGAACAACGCGCGAAATCCAACAAAGCGCAGGGGGTCGCTCTCAACAACTGCAATCCGGATATGAGGCTTCTTTACCATGGTTGCTTTCATAGAGGGTCGCAGGGATATACGCTTGAGCGATGATAGTACCCGCAAACAGTGGGGGTTGCAAAGGAAGATCGGGGTAGAATGACGCAAAAGTCTTGCCTTACTCGTTAACAGCAGGAGCTCTGAATGCGATTGCGATCTACGACTCTGATAGTAGCTACTCTGCTCGTCGTTTCGTTTTGTGCCGCGCAGGAGTACCAACCGAAGTTCAAAGGCGATCCGGCAAAGAGCGACAGCGAGGCCGCAGCGCTCGGATTCATGCGTACCGTGGTCACCGCGCAGAAGAACTTCAAAGCCAAGCACAGCGCCTATGCCACTTCCCTGCCCGCTCTTGCCGGCACCGGATCGATCACTCGGCGCACCGTCGCCAGCAACAAGCGCGGCGATTACACCGTGGGATTCAGTGGCACCGCGGAGAACTACAAGCTAACAATGACCCCGGAGACGGTAGATGGGACGCATCGAGCGTTTTTTGTGGATGCTACGGGGAAGATCCGCGGCGAAGAGGACAAGGCAGCGACAGTGGAGTCGCCGACGATCTGATTGTTACCGGCAATCAAGGAACAAAAACAATTCGCCGACCGGACGCATCGCGATTCCAGGCACTCTCCACTTCAGCCAGCGAAACCCGCTCCGTTTCAATACGAAGCCTGCCACTGGCGGCGTGGTCGAAGACATTCTGCAAGGCGGATGTAAGGACTTCCCGGGGCGGCATTCCGGCCGTTCCCATGATGGTGAGGGCGGCGCTTCGCAGGGTGGCGGCATTCAAGGAGATTGTCGGAGCCGCACTCTCGCCGACCTGCACGAAGCGGGTCTCGGATTCAATCGGGGAGAATTCTCGTTTCGTGATCGCTTCGAAGAAAACTTGCGCGGGCTTCCCCCAAAGATAGTCCAGTACTACCTGGAAGCCACCGGACTGGATCTCCCCCTGGAAGGCTTGCCGCAATTCATCATCCGGTACGTCGAGCCGGATGCTCGCGTCCGCTCCGAGCGCAGCGAGTTTGCGCAGCGATTCTTGATTACGGCCGGCGGCTACAACTCTTCCAGCGCCTAGAAGCTTTGCAGCTTGAATCGCGAGTCGCCCTGTTACTCCGGTGGCTCCAAGGACCAGCAAATTGTCGCCCTGGCTGAGCTTGCCTCGGTAGGTCAGTGACAGCCACGCGGAAACACCGGGATTCGGAATCGCCGCTGCGACCTCATCGCTCAGACCGTCCGGGACCGGGAAGGAAAACACGGTGCGAACCACGGCGCGTTCGGCCATTGCTCCGAAGGGCGGACGCGTTCCGCCGAAATACACTCTCTGTCCGCTGGGAAGTTTGCCAACACCGTCGATGCCACACACGGATGGAAAAACCTTGGCGCTGGCATAGTGGGAACCGCTGGCGATTTGCTTATCAACCTGCTTCAGGGATGCTGCAAGGACTTCAACAACGGTTTCGCCCGCACCGGCAACCGGATCTTCAAACGTCTCGTAGCGAGGGGCTTTCCCGGCGGCATGCAAGACTGCGGCTTTCATGGTGAGAGATTGTATGAAATCTCGTCGCTTCGACCAAGCTTCCCAGTCATGATCGAACGTCAAGGGACGCCAGCAGAT
This window encodes:
- a CDS encoding RibD family protein yields the protein MVKMAEPFEILFDRAELSPVEHPAYARYGHLGFPSAPFDRPWIYSNFVQSLDGIVSLLGRHFAGGDISQSPDDRWLMDLLRAHADAILTGATTLLDERNARGADSRGIVFRVVDPEVQDLRTKLGLGPERNLIATGHGKLPWRDLKLFDGSQVEPGIVTTELGATNLGSLPSHVALIIAGEGPLIDWSLAAHKLRDDLNIRNLLCEGGPTLYGALARADLIDEKFVTISPIETGQLVPPEQERQPNETGPALLRPTIFGGPGFTKETATWWRWISSRKLGDHEFNRYRRRRVQNS
- a CDS encoding halocarboxylic acid dehydrogenase DehI family protein, which gives rise to MPWRRGNRLTLLQEREASGRVAEVFEELKFALGIGYVPVPFQAFAAYPAFLDALIKAMRPLLATREFFDSAARLRAEAYTDVHNYFKVAAIGEGLSAAEAAAEMELFGFVESAMLLMLSVQSQAFEGPVGLDVAGHPAGLMAIMSSPDFVNSETTSPPVKRVLDEQRHLLELAYYSDEQRSLTHSPELLFAYWRVLKPLLNTAIHERMVFDIRESAWKCALEIPVQVNLEIAKLLEAGVGEEEIGIVGRMTELLARGAAIGLMNAMIGKIGMEGGNVSTPRVDEPEERVA
- the lpxD gene encoding UDP-3-O-(3-hydroxymyristoyl)glucosamine N-acyltransferase; translated protein: MSATLQKLAELTGSSLIGDSTLTICSVANLNHATPRDLVFCEDEKYLGDAFASPAAAIVVGEFAASAHDAPKPLLISTQPRLAFAKAAKVLRSHKKRSGGIVHPTAVVPPTVVFGAEVVVGAYVVLGEHVHIGDRVCIGAGVCIGSDVKIGTDCEIHSRVTIYHGTHIGNHVIIHAGAVLGSDGFGYVRDKLTGRYHQMPQIGHLIVGDHVDIGANVTIDRGGLEDTVIGAGTKLDNLVHIGHNVRIGENVVIAAQTGISGSCTIGAGSIIGGQVGMGDHATLEEGTILGGQSGILSEKIFREKGPCFGTPAKPLKQYLREQAALSRLSRRSE
- a CDS encoding lysophospholipid acyltransferase family protein encodes the protein MYRRSLRSLLKRLEYAPVWLLMRAMALLPRPLARAHGIFIGYVAYLILPRLRRVGRRNLQIAFPDKPERERNRLLRGMYVSLGRLLAEFCLFPRYNRQNVEKIAVYAGFENFEQAEQLGKGVLLLTGHVGGWEIGSFVHSIYGHPMNIVVRPLDNPYLNQLAEDFRCRFGNRLLGKQDFARGLLAAMHKGETVGILMDTNMTPPQGDFVPFFGVLACTATGMARVAMKTGAAVVPAFTVWDDKLRKYRVLFEPAIKLVNTGNTDADVLTNTALFNKAIEDVIRRYPDQWLWVHRRWKTRPPGEPSIY
- a CDS encoding lipid-binding SYLF domain-containing protein, whose amino-acid sequence is MKKLAGLLILLLSAAAWAGDRSSEVDRVESAANVLDEIMAAKDAGIPSRVLDGAKCVAVVPSLFKGGFIFGGAYGRGVASCRTDKGWTPPAFFVMEGGSFGFQIGGQAVDLVMVVMNDRGMNSLLSSKFKLGADASVAAGPVGRQAEGSTDIAMRAQILTYSRARGVFAGVSVNGASVRQDRDATRDFYGRMVPYNKLLKGGTDSPEDAQPWLTALARYAGGTAPVAIAPVKAPAGQIAPSIASPDTPAPDTTTKPAESDIPSQPTASADDPQN
- a CDS encoding response regulator transcription factor, whose amino-acid sequence is MKATMVKKPHIRIAVVESDPLRFVGFRALFDAESDLELMSATVAELANRKDVDLVLLGSRNGQNLFDVMASLKAARPDLRIIVTGTGADDETILKAVAAGAKGYVDEAASPAEFVQAIRIVNQGSVWAPRRVLSIFIERVTSSPGRIFPAGRVTFTDREKEVLELLVAGRSNKEIGSALGIEERTVKAHVAKLMRKVGVQNRIALSVHAITHSLVTSSR
- a CDS encoding quinone oxidoreductase family protein, whose product is MKAAVLHAAGKAPRYETFEDPVAGAGETVVEVLAASLKQVDKQIASGSHYASAKVFPSVCGIDGVGKLPSGQRVYFGGTRPPFGAMAERAVVRTVFSFPVPDGLSDEVAAAIPNPGVSAWLSLTYRGKLSQGDNLLVLGATGVTGRLAIQAAKLLGAGRVVAAGRNQESLRKLAALGADASIRLDVPDDELRQAFQGEIQSGGFQVVLDYLWGKPAQVFFEAITKREFSPIESETRFVQVGESAAPTISLNAATLRSAALTIMGTAGMPPREVLTSALQNVFDHAASGRLRIETERVSLAEVESAWNRDASGRRIVFVP